One window of the Melanotaenia boesemani isolate fMelBoe1 chromosome 14, fMelBoe1.pri, whole genome shotgun sequence genome contains the following:
- the nipa1 gene encoding magnesium transporter NIPA1 isoform X1 translates to MADDSGILFVSNEYMGIVIAVISSFINGSTFVLQKKGILRSRDKGRPYLADVVWWSGTLCMITGQIGNFLAYNVAPAVIVTPLGALGVLFGAVLASWILEEHLNILGKLGCVLCCCGSIMLIIHAPKAEATSRVELEERLSDPVFVTYALLVVLLLITLIVWIAPAYGKTNIMVFVAICSLFGTFTVPSSKGLGLVAPDAFGGGPSSSRALALFLGLLGTLVASILIQFFFINKALECFSSNIFEAIYYVTFTTTVIFASALLFKEWTTLTLIDSLAMLCGLTTVFAGVVLLRISQEAVITWKKTNAREKTD, encoded by the exons ATGGCCGATGACTCAGGAATCCTATTTGTTTCGAATGAATACATGGGAATAGTAATAGCTGTAATATCAAGTTTTATTAATGGGTCGACATTTGTACTTCAAAAGAAGGGGATACTGCGCTCTCGCGACAAAG GAAGGCCGTATCTCGCTGACGTTGTGTGGTGGAGTGGCACGCTGTGCA tGATTACTGGTCAAATTGGAAATTTCCTTGCCTACAACGTGGCCCCTGCTGTGATAGTTACGCCTCTAGGAGCTCTCGGAGTTTTATTTGG GGCTGTACTGGCGTCTTGGATCTTGGAAGAGCATTTAAACATCCTGGGAAAGCTTGGTTGTGTACTATGTTGCTGTGGCTCTATTATGCTCATCATTCATGCCCCTAAAGCAGAAGCAACTTCAAGAGTGGAGCTTGAGGAGAGGCTATCCGATCCAG TGTTTGTAACTTATGCCCTCTTGGTGGTCTTGCTGCTGATCACTCTTATTGTCTGGATCGCTCCAGCTTATGGCAAGACAAACATCATGGTGTTCGTTGCCATATGTTCCCTCTTTGGAACCTTCACCGTCCCAAGCAGCAAAGGACTTGGCCTGGTTGCCCCGGACGCGTTTGGCGGAGGGCCCTCGAGCAGCAGGGCCCTGGCTCTCTTCCTGGGCCTGCTGGGGACGCTGGTTGCCAGCATCCTGATCCAATTCTTCTTCATCAATAAAGCCTTGGAGTGCTTCAGCTCCAACATATTTGAAGCAATATACTACGTGACATTCACAACAACTGTGATTTTTGCTTCTGCTCTTCTCTTCAAGGAGTGGACTACACTTACATTAATTGACAGCCTGGCAATGCTCTGCGGTTTAACAACGGTGTTTGCTGGGGTGGTGTTACTCCGAATAAGCCAGGAGGCTGTGATTACCTGGAAGAAGACCAATGCACGGGAAAAGACAGATTGA
- the nipa1 gene encoding magnesium transporter NIPA1 isoform X2, which produces MPSYICLLVITGQIGNFLAYNVAPAVIVTPLGALGVLFGAVLASWILEEHLNILGKLGCVLCCCGSIMLIIHAPKAEATSRVELEERLSDPVFVTYALLVVLLLITLIVWIAPAYGKTNIMVFVAICSLFGTFTVPSSKGLGLVAPDAFGGGPSSSRALALFLGLLGTLVASILIQFFFINKALECFSSNIFEAIYYVTFTTTVIFASALLFKEWTTLTLIDSLAMLCGLTTVFAGVVLLRISQEAVITWKKTNAREKTD; this is translated from the exons ATGCCgtcatatatttgtttattagtGATTACTGGTCAAATTGGAAATTTCCTTGCCTACAACGTGGCCCCTGCTGTGATAGTTACGCCTCTAGGAGCTCTCGGAGTTTTATTTGG GGCTGTACTGGCGTCTTGGATCTTGGAAGAGCATTTAAACATCCTGGGAAAGCTTGGTTGTGTACTATGTTGCTGTGGCTCTATTATGCTCATCATTCATGCCCCTAAAGCAGAAGCAACTTCAAGAGTGGAGCTTGAGGAGAGGCTATCCGATCCAG TGTTTGTAACTTATGCCCTCTTGGTGGTCTTGCTGCTGATCACTCTTATTGTCTGGATCGCTCCAGCTTATGGCAAGACAAACATCATGGTGTTCGTTGCCATATGTTCCCTCTTTGGAACCTTCACCGTCCCAAGCAGCAAAGGACTTGGCCTGGTTGCCCCGGACGCGTTTGGCGGAGGGCCCTCGAGCAGCAGGGCCCTGGCTCTCTTCCTGGGCCTGCTGGGGACGCTGGTTGCCAGCATCCTGATCCAATTCTTCTTCATCAATAAAGCCTTGGAGTGCTTCAGCTCCAACATATTTGAAGCAATATACTACGTGACATTCACAACAACTGTGATTTTTGCTTCTGCTCTTCTCTTCAAGGAGTGGACTACACTTACATTAATTGACAGCCTGGCAATGCTCTGCGGTTTAACAACGGTGTTTGCTGGGGTGGTGTTACTCCGAATAAGCCAGGAGGCTGTGATTACCTGGAAGAAGACCAATGCACGGGAAAAGACAGATTGA